One Glaciihabitans arcticus DNA window includes the following coding sequences:
- a CDS encoding LysR substrate-binding domain-containing protein — protein sequence MSPSLRIAFVPGVTITKWSRTWEERRRDTALSFVPVEVDEQSAVLHADTADVSFVRLPVDSEGLSVIRLYGEVAVVVLSVDDPLADSETLTLAELATLTLHDPSAPVADTIALIAAGVGGVILPHAIARAHSRKDLVARPVTDAPETEIAIAWLAEQTTSDIEEFVGIVRGRSANSSRLVPTPPTEKRAPGKAAAPGGKQTASGKANAGGKAVAKRKPYATSGGADAKNRSGSPNSPKARNARKRKGR from the coding sequence GTGAGCCCTTCCCTCCGCATAGCCTTCGTCCCCGGTGTGACGATCACCAAGTGGAGCCGCACCTGGGAGGAGAGGCGCCGCGACACTGCCCTGTCCTTCGTGCCGGTCGAGGTGGACGAGCAGTCCGCCGTGCTCCACGCAGACACCGCAGACGTCAGCTTCGTGCGCCTGCCGGTCGACAGCGAGGGGTTGAGCGTCATCCGCCTGTACGGCGAGGTCGCCGTCGTCGTCCTCTCTGTGGATGATCCCCTCGCCGACAGCGAAACGCTCACCCTGGCCGAACTCGCGACCCTCACCCTCCACGACCCGAGCGCTCCCGTTGCCGACACCATCGCCCTGATCGCGGCCGGCGTGGGCGGCGTGATCCTGCCGCATGCCATCGCCCGTGCGCACTCCCGCAAGGACCTCGTGGCGCGCCCGGTGACGGATGCGCCCGAGACGGAGATCGCGATCGCCTGGCTCGCCGAGCAGACTACGAGCGACATCGAGGAATTCGTAGGCATCGTGCGCGGCCGTTCCGCGAACAGCTCGCGGCTCGTGCCGACCCCGCCGACCGAGAAGCGGGCTCCGGGCAAGGCTGCCGCGCCCGGCGGCAAGCAGACGGCCTCGGGCAAGGCGAACGCGGGCGGCAAGGCCGTCGCGAAGCGCAAGCCGTACGCGACCTCAGGCGGTGCCGACGCGAAGAACCGCTCCGGCTCGCCGAACTCCCCCAAGGCGCGCAACGCCCGAAAACGCAAAGGACGCTAG
- a CDS encoding nucleoside deaminase yields the protein MTLSTSFTASLPAWVVERDFPSTLATHDDRVALTNELAARNHREGNGGPFAAIVVDRTTGELVSVGVNVVLSTNKSSVHAEVMALSLAQEASGSWDLGASPEQYLELVVNWRPCTMCYGALVWSGVKHLVIAGDGPECEELTGFDEGPMPPDWVGELETRGISVTIGVQRDEAVAVFAEYGRSGAVVYNARGTGSRND from the coding sequence ATGACTCTCTCCACGTCCTTCACCGCCTCGCTGCCCGCCTGGGTCGTCGAGCGCGACTTCCCCAGCACCCTCGCCACGCACGACGACCGTGTCGCGCTCACCAACGAGCTGGCCGCCCGCAACCATCGCGAGGGCAACGGCGGGCCGTTCGCTGCGATCGTCGTCGATCGAACGACCGGCGAGCTGGTCTCCGTCGGGGTGAACGTGGTGCTCTCGACCAACAAGTCGAGCGTGCACGCCGAGGTGATGGCTCTCTCGCTCGCCCAGGAGGCGTCCGGCAGCTGGGATCTCGGCGCATCCCCCGAGCAGTATCTCGAACTGGTCGTCAACTGGCGACCGTGCACGATGTGTTACGGCGCGCTCGTCTGGTCGGGTGTGAAGCACCTCGTGATCGCGGGCGACGGCCCGGAGTGCGAGGAGCTCACCGGATTCGACGAGGGTCCGATGCCCCCCGACTGGGTCGGCGAACTCGAGACTCGCGGCATCAGCGTGACGATCGGGGTGCAGCGCGACGAAGCGGTTGCGGTGTTCGCCGAGTACGGCCGGTCCGGCGCTGTTGTGTACAACGCGCGCGGAACGGGTTCACGGAACGACTAG
- a CDS encoding J domain-containing protein — MMASPLSASPYEILGVTPSATNDELRRAYRARLRASHPDTGGEASEFHAVQAAWELVGTPEARASYDRQGGTSPGETFAARPARASTTSRPQARSYGHPGGWRREKYLGLMREWVGRGVDLPDPYDPSLVRSAPRDIRHVLSDALAEEATARSLSDLGIAYTIWHDVATAEGSTSYAPGDDASKLDHIVLGPTGLFGVLSEDWAAPVRIKRGELIGEGLLDGERPFHSLATRAKVIARAAKVRFTALVIVIPDDAFPDSLTEVGKVRGYPAVLVHRSRLAGLMRSGIDNDDPVGGNELFDARTRLQSTVRFV, encoded by the coding sequence GTGATGGCGTCACCGCTCTCCGCGTCGCCCTACGAGATCCTCGGGGTGACGCCCTCAGCCACGAACGACGAGCTGCGTCGTGCTTATCGCGCGCGCCTGCGTGCCTCGCACCCCGATACCGGGGGAGAGGCGAGCGAGTTCCACGCCGTACAGGCCGCGTGGGAACTCGTCGGCACGCCCGAGGCTCGCGCGTCCTACGACCGCCAGGGCGGCACGTCGCCCGGTGAGACATTCGCTGCCCGACCCGCGCGGGCATCAACCACCTCGCGGCCGCAGGCGCGGTCATACGGTCATCCCGGAGGCTGGCGGCGCGAGAAGTACCTCGGCCTGATGCGGGAGTGGGTGGGCCGAGGTGTCGACCTGCCCGACCCCTACGACCCGTCGCTCGTGCGGTCGGCACCGCGGGACATCCGCCACGTGCTGTCCGACGCCCTCGCAGAAGAGGCCACGGCCCGCTCGCTCTCCGATCTCGGCATCGCGTATACGATCTGGCACGACGTCGCCACGGCGGAGGGCAGTACGAGCTACGCACCCGGCGACGACGCCAGCAAGCTCGACCACATCGTGCTCGGCCCGACCGGCCTGTTCGGGGTGCTCTCCGAGGACTGGGCCGCTCCGGTGCGCATCAAGCGCGGCGAGCTGATCGGTGAAGGTCTGCTCGACGGCGAGCGCCCATTCCACTCGCTAGCCACCCGCGCCAAGGTGATCGCGCGGGCCGCGAAGGTGCGGTTCACCGCGCTGGTCATCGTGATTCCGGATGACGCGTTCCCCGATTCCCTCACCGAGGTGGGCAAGGTCCGCGGCTATCCGGCTGTTCTCGTGCACCGCTCCCGGCTCGCGGGGCTGATGCGCTCCGGAATCGACAACGACGACCCTGTCGGCGGCAACGAGCTGTTCGACGCCCGCACGCGGCTGCAGTCGACCGTTCGGTTCGTATGA
- a CDS encoding YdeI/OmpD-associated family protein has protein sequence MKFQTTLLQLGNNVGIEVPQSVIEELGSGKKPAVIVTINGDYTYRNTVGIMGGKSLLSLSAARRAASGYSGGDEVEISLELDTEPREVVIPAALQQAFNENPEAAAAFTKLSNSKQRAEADLVAAAKTDETRDKRVAKLLASLA, from the coding sequence ATGAAGTTCCAGACGACTCTCCTGCAGCTCGGCAACAACGTCGGCATCGAGGTGCCGCAGTCCGTGATCGAAGAACTCGGTTCGGGCAAGAAGCCCGCTGTCATCGTCACGATCAACGGCGACTACACCTACCGCAACACGGTCGGCATCATGGGAGGTAAGTCCCTGCTCAGTCTGAGCGCCGCGCGCCGCGCCGCGTCGGGGTATTCCGGGGGCGACGAGGTCGAGATCAGCCTCGAGCTGGACACCGAGCCGCGCGAGGTCGTCATCCCGGCCGCGCTGCAACAGGCCTTCAACGAGAACCCCGAAGCCGCAGCGGCGTTCACCAAGCTGTCGAACAGCAAGCAGCGCGCCGAAGCCGACCTCGTCGCGGCCGCGAAGACCGATGAGACCCGCGACAAGCGCGTCGCCAAGCTGCTCGCGAGCCTCGCATGA
- a CDS encoding tryptophan synthase subunit alpha, which produces MTSHDHITRGRASLEVLRAEARDELDTVIHERCLAGEDPLEFMDELLSVDELVVYLLRADAIAANGGQAPSPTREYRVLRQIALEHPALTTTVWRLLGSDRLRAA; this is translated from the coding sequence ATGACGTCGCACGACCACATCACGCGCGGCCGGGCGAGTCTCGAGGTGCTGCGGGCAGAGGCTCGCGATGAGCTCGATACGGTGATCCACGAGCGCTGCCTGGCCGGGGAAGACCCGTTGGAGTTCATGGACGAACTGCTCAGCGTCGACGAGCTCGTCGTCTACCTGTTGCGGGCCGACGCGATCGCCGCCAACGGCGGACAGGCGCCGTCGCCGACGCGCGAGTACCGCGTGCTGCGGCAGATCGCACTCGAGCACCCGGCCCTGACCACAACCGTCTGGCGACTGCTCGGCTCGGATCGGCTTCGGGCTGCTTAG
- a CDS encoding toxin-antitoxin system YwqK family antitoxin, whose translation MSMNAEAFSDGTLSGVGPSVDGVRQGRWQFFYRSGSVKGIGTFVDGVQDGPWEWFREDGSRMRSGSFDKGAQTGDWITYDRTGAPYKTTTF comes from the coding sequence ATGAGCATGAACGCGGAGGCGTTCAGCGACGGCACCCTCTCCGGAGTCGGACCGAGCGTCGACGGTGTGCGCCAGGGCCGCTGGCAATTCTTCTACCGCAGCGGCTCGGTCAAGGGCATTGGTACGTTCGTCGACGGCGTGCAGGACGGGCCGTGGGAGTGGTTCCGCGAGGACGGCTCGCGCATGCGCTCCGGTTCCTTCGACAAGGGTGCGCAGACCGGCGACTGGATAACGTACGACCGCACGGGTGCCCCCTACAAGACCACTACGTTCTAG
- a CDS encoding DUF5997 family protein: MSTEHTPQSMKPATAAQKLGVYLPATPEDFQSKPHTRAELDELNANPPEWLVELRKNGPHPRGVIAGKLGVSIAGLARGGADDPLTSAEILALLQAPPQWLVQERATQAEVRDEKQRVKERDAWRREQAALAEKTGRDPSNGGGARGR; the protein is encoded by the coding sequence ATGAGTACGGAGCACACACCCCAGTCCATGAAGCCCGCAACGGCGGCGCAGAAGCTTGGTGTGTACCTGCCAGCCACGCCCGAAGACTTCCAGTCGAAGCCGCACACGCGCGCCGAACTGGACGAACTGAACGCCAACCCGCCCGAGTGGCTCGTCGAGCTGCGCAAGAACGGACCGCACCCGCGCGGGGTCATCGCCGGCAAGCTCGGTGTCTCGATCGCCGGCCTCGCCCGCGGTGGAGCGGACGACCCGCTCACGAGCGCCGAGATCCTCGCGCTGCTGCAGGCACCGCCGCAGTGGCTCGTGCAGGAGCGTGCAACGCAGGCCGAGGTGCGCGACGAGAAGCAGCGCGTCAAGGAGCGCGACGCCTGGCGTCGTGAGCAGGCCGCGCTGGCCGAGAAGACCGGTCGCGACCCCAGCAACGGCGGCGGAGCCCGCGGGCGCTAG
- a CDS encoding DUF2207 domain-containing protein, translated as MKKSLAIVALALAGVFAAAAPASADVQDFEFASFDATYTLSLDEDGRSQLTTVETIVAVFPDFDQNHGIARALVDNYDGHPVDIEIDSVTDGDGEPLDYETDSEDEFTIVTVADEDFVYGEQTYVLTYTQHNVTRFFADTGADEFYWDTNGTGSAQPFGSVTATVVLEDGLADRVTEFAAYSGAENSDTPADGTYNGDGSYTFTATDLGPGENLSFAIGFEPDTFIPRDSSFLGAPWPFLSLLGGLGSLIVAGVAAVLRRTRLADAPGRGTIIAEYMPPKGASLPLSALISGTVSKSTPAHIVKLAVAGNLRILELPGKKASYQLEFLGTDGADADDLEFLHALFGKELTPGEDRSLEKVDDRAAKRITALRTRVAKDSVASGHRRTLPAGLLGWLFAASFVTAAAGVIFALVSLATAFGGAVPIAFLGVAVAGLIATIALAARSPLDPAGVELRDYLKGLKLYITLAEADRLRYLQSPEGAEKTPIAADDTAQLVKLNERLLPYAILFGEEKEWTKQLGRYYEDLGEEPGWYSGTTAFNAGVFVGSISALSTSAATAYTGSSSSGGSSGGGFSGGGGGGGGIGGV; from the coding sequence GTGAAGAAATCCCTCGCGATAGTCGCGCTCGCCCTCGCCGGTGTCTTCGCCGCAGCCGCTCCCGCGAGCGCGGACGTGCAGGACTTCGAGTTCGCGAGCTTCGACGCGACCTACACGCTGAGCCTCGATGAGGACGGCCGCTCGCAGCTGACGACCGTCGAGACGATCGTCGCCGTGTTCCCCGACTTCGACCAGAACCACGGAATCGCGCGCGCCCTCGTGGACAACTACGACGGGCATCCCGTCGACATCGAGATCGACTCGGTCACCGACGGCGATGGCGAGCCGCTCGACTACGAGACCGATTCAGAGGATGAGTTCACCATCGTCACCGTCGCCGACGAGGACTTCGTTTACGGCGAGCAGACCTATGTGCTCACCTACACGCAGCACAACGTCACCCGGTTCTTCGCGGACACGGGCGCGGACGAGTTCTACTGGGACACCAACGGCACCGGTTCCGCGCAGCCCTTCGGCAGCGTCACGGCGACCGTGGTGCTCGAGGACGGCCTGGCCGACCGGGTCACCGAGTTCGCCGCCTACTCCGGCGCCGAGAACTCGGACACGCCGGCCGACGGCACGTACAACGGCGACGGGTCGTACACCTTCACGGCCACCGACCTCGGTCCGGGCGAGAACCTGAGCTTCGCGATCGGCTTCGAGCCGGACACCTTCATTCCGCGGGACAGTTCCTTCCTCGGAGCGCCCTGGCCGTTCCTGTCCCTGCTCGGCGGACTCGGCTCGCTCATCGTCGCCGGCGTCGCCGCCGTGCTGCGCCGCACGAGACTTGCAGACGCTCCCGGTCGCGGCACCATCATCGCCGAATACATGCCGCCGAAGGGGGCGAGCCTGCCGCTTTCCGCGCTCATCTCGGGCACCGTGAGCAAGTCGACCCCCGCGCACATCGTGAAGCTCGCCGTCGCGGGCAACCTGCGCATTCTCGAGCTGCCCGGCAAGAAGGCCAGCTACCAGCTCGAGTTCCTCGGCACCGACGGCGCCGACGCCGACGACCTCGAGTTCCTGCACGCGCTGTTCGGCAAGGAGCTCACGCCCGGTGAGGATCGCAGCCTCGAGAAGGTCGACGACAGGGCCGCCAAGCGCATCACCGCGTTGCGCACCCGTGTCGCGAAGGACTCGGTCGCTTCCGGTCACCGCCGCACGCTCCCTGCCGGGCTGCTCGGCTGGCTGTTCGCCGCCTCGTTCGTGACCGCCGCCGCGGGCGTCATCTTCGCGCTGGTCTCCCTCGCCACGGCGTTCGGCGGTGCCGTGCCGATCGCATTCCTCGGCGTGGCGGTCGCCGGACTCATTGCGACCATCGCCCTCGCGGCCCGCTCGCCGCTCGACCCCGCGGGCGTTGAACTGCGCGACTACCTCAAGGGACTGAAGCTCTACATCACCCTCGCCGAGGCCGACCGCCTGCGCTACCTGCAGTCGCCCGAGGGCGCAGAGAAGACACCCATTGCGGCGGATGACACGGCGCAGCTCGTGAAGCTGAACGAGCGCCTGCTGCCGTACGCCATCCTCTTCGGCGAAGAGAAGGAGTGGACGAAGCAACTCGGCCGCTACTACGAGGACCTGGGCGAGGAACCCGGCTGGTACTCGGGCACCACCGCGTTCAACGCCGGCGTCTTCGTCGGCAGCATCAGCGCGCTCTCCACGAGCGCAGCGACCGCGTACACCGGCAGCAGCTCGTCGGGAGGGTCCTCCGGCGGAGGCTTCTCCGGCGGCGGCGGTGGCGGCGGCGGAATCGGCGGGGTGTGA